A window from Mycobacterium saskatchewanense encodes these proteins:
- a CDS encoding FadR/GntR family transcriptional regulator, with amino-acid sequence MAQQLRPVSRPRLYEVIVEQICAYIDDAGLAPGDRLPAERELAAKLGVSRASVSQALVALEVQGVLAVRHGDGAVLVGRPSEERAVAALREHADRLPDIIEARQALEVKIAALAAARRTDDELAAIESALATMESEIADGDRGVAGDEQFHEALTVAAHSALLAKLMREMAGLIRESRIESLSQRGRPRASLEGHRRIAEAVRRQDPDAAAAAMDDHLKLVSDVDLLRVDENSSDR; translated from the coding sequence GTGGCCCAGCAACTTCGTCCGGTAAGCCGTCCCCGCCTCTATGAGGTGATCGTCGAACAGATCTGCGCGTACATCGACGACGCTGGACTGGCTCCGGGGGACCGCCTCCCCGCCGAACGGGAACTCGCCGCGAAACTCGGCGTCAGCCGCGCCTCGGTGAGCCAGGCCTTGGTGGCCCTCGAGGTGCAGGGCGTGCTGGCGGTTCGCCACGGCGACGGGGCCGTCCTGGTCGGGCGGCCGAGCGAGGAACGGGCCGTCGCGGCCCTGCGGGAGCACGCGGATCGCTTGCCCGACATCATCGAGGCCCGGCAGGCGCTCGAGGTGAAGATCGCCGCGCTGGCCGCGGCGCGACGCACCGACGACGAGCTGGCGGCGATCGAATCGGCCTTGGCGACAATGGAATCCGAAATCGCCGACGGTGACCGCGGCGTCGCGGGCGACGAGCAATTCCACGAGGCCCTGACCGTGGCGGCGCACTCGGCGCTGCTCGCGAAGTTGATGCGCGAGATGGCGGGGCTCATCCGGGAGAGCCGCATCGAGTCGCTGTCGCAGCGCGGACGTCCACGGGCATCGCTTGAGGGTCACCGACGTATCGCCGAGGCCGTCCGACGGCAGGACCCCGACGCTGCCGCGGCCGCGATGGACGACCACCTCAAGCTGGTCTCCGATGTCGACCTGCTCCGGGTCGACGAGAATTCGTCGGATCGCTAA